One part of the Immundisolibacter sp. genome encodes these proteins:
- a CDS encoding carbon-nitrogen hydrolase family protein, with translation MTDVFTAAVVQMVSGSELAANLGSAGRLIAQAADRGARLVALPENFALLGRRERDKLALAEAEGAGPIQDFLASTAQRHGVYLVGGTIPLRGADPQRVRAACLLHGPDGRRLARYDKMHLFDVEVGAATGGGEHYRESASIEPGDQLVTVDTELGWIGLAVCYDLRFPELFRALLAQGAEILVLPSAFTETTGAAHWHLLCRARAVENLCYLLAPGQGGLHDNDRRTYGHSLIAGPWGDVLAEHADSGQGIASADIDLAALQRLRTRFPAVQHRRL, from the coding sequence ATGACCGACGTGTTCACCGCTGCGGTGGTGCAGATGGTGTCTGGCAGCGAGTTGGCCGCCAATCTGGGCAGTGCCGGACGGTTGATTGCACAGGCCGCGGACCGCGGTGCTCGCCTGGTGGCCCTGCCGGAGAATTTCGCCCTGCTGGGCCGTCGCGAGCGGGACAAGTTGGCGCTGGCCGAAGCCGAAGGCGCGGGTCCGATCCAGGATTTTCTGGCCAGCACGGCGCAGCGGCATGGCGTCTATCTGGTGGGCGGCACCATCCCGTTGCGCGGTGCCGACCCGCAGCGGGTGCGCGCCGCCTGCCTGCTTCACGGCCCAGACGGTCGGCGCCTGGCGCGCTACGACAAGATGCACCTGTTCGACGTGGAAGTCGGCGCGGCCACCGGCGGCGGCGAGCACTATCGCGAGTCGGCCAGCATCGAACCCGGTGACCAGTTGGTTACAGTGGACACGGAACTGGGCTGGATCGGCCTGGCCGTGTGCTACGACCTGCGCTTTCCGGAGCTGTTCCGGGCGCTGCTGGCCCAGGGCGCGGAAATCCTGGTTTTGCCGTCGGCCTTCACCGAGACCACCGGCGCTGCCCACTGGCATCTGCTGTGTCGCGCCCGCGCGGTCGAGAACCTGTGCTACCTGCTGGCGCCCGGCCAGGGCGGGCTGCACGACAACGACCGGCGTACCTATGGCCACAGTCTGATTGCCGGGCCATGGGGCGATGTACTTGCCGAACACGCCGACAGCGGCCAGGGCATCGCCAGTGCCGACATTGACCTGGCTGCCTTGCAGCGCCTGCGGACGCGCTTTCCGGCGGTACAACACCGGCGTTTGTGA